One Triticum dicoccoides isolate Atlit2015 ecotype Zavitan chromosome 3B, WEW_v2.0, whole genome shotgun sequence genomic window, GATATCCGATCCTACAATGTCATACGGGGCATCATCTTGGGTTATGCATTGGCCATGCCCTGAATGACCCCACGAGTGAATCAAGAGAAAAATATGGCTGGCTCCAGCCTCGGTGCCAAGAGAAAAATCTGGTAGCTCGGGGAGGGAACGCTCTCAATGGATGGTCCAGATCGCGAGGAGGGATAATCTAACGGCGGAAATCACCAAAGCTCTGAGGTGCGACCTAATGACTCATTCCGGTACAGAACCTCCCGCAAATCACCAGGGGCCGCTCCGTAACCCTCACCCAATCTCTCATTCTGGATCTGACCTCGAGGGCGCGGGGGGCGATGGAGTCGGGAACGATACTCCAGAGCCGGTGGAGAAGGTAGAGACGGTGGCGGGGGAGGGGCAGGGAAGGGCGCGGGGGGAGACGCAGTCGGCGAACTTTACTCCAGCGCCGGCGGAGAAGGTGGAGACGGTGgcggggaaggggaaggggaaggggaagcggaagaaggggaaggggaaggggactAGGGGCGTCTTCTGCGGTCGAGGTGAGATAAGCTGCCAGCTTTCATCGTCTTCTTTCTTCAATCTCACCCAGGCCGGAAGAGAAATTTGGAGTGCGGAGCATGTTTCAGACTTCAGAAACTTGATTGTTTTTATGAGAAAAAAGATGTTATAGCCCGTGTCGCTACCAAACCAAACTGGGTGATCCGGGggctcaaaccctagccccgccgccggcctttccaccCAGTGTGTCGGTATCTGGGGCGGCCGCCCTGGAAGCATCTCGGGCGAGGCTGGCTGATCGTCGCCGTGGGGATGGCGCGACGGCTGGATCTGCTGGCGAGGTGTTCTGCAGTTCGCCTGAGCGTCGGCAGCGGCAGTCTGGGGATGTCCTCATACTCCTTGCACGCTCCGTGGTGCTGCGGCCTGGTGTGGTTGCAGCCACCCGCCTCACTGGGAATGTGGCAGGTGGCGTAGCTGCTTGGCGTTTGCTGTGCAGCTCCTGTTGCTCCTGTAGCTTGAACTTTTTTGGATGTGCCCTTCCGGCGTGGTGCTACAATGAGCAATATATTCAGGTGATGGGTTGTTCCCAATCCCGTGACTGGCCAAAAACAAATTTTTTTGGACTGCAGTGACGTTAAGTGGAAATTCCCTGAACAACCTTGTAGTGGTAGTACATACATGCCCAGGAAACTAATTTGGACTAGTGGATCTTCTTGATTAGGAGCAAGTTAGCGGTGGTGTGGGCCGTTAGCCTCGGATGCAAGACTTGACAACACGCTTATACACTTCCCGATTGGTTGATTGGTCAACTTACCTTTGCCTGATATTGCTTGAATTCTGTTTTTGCAGGTATCGAGTTGGGCAATTGTGGACTGATCTTGGTTCTTTTTGAGACGCAATCTGGGTTTGCAATTTTCACTTATGATGGTATGAATCTCCTCCTAGATAATGCAGTTGAGGTACTTGGTTACCACTGGCTTTGTTTTATTCATTGTTTGTTCTTGTCGCCTTTGTCATTGGCCTAATAATTTCTGTCATTTGTGTCGTGCAGAATATCTGGGTAGATTTCATTGAGGGTTACTTGGCAAAATCAGTTAGTACCCATCCCTTTCCCCCTGTTTGATTCACACCTTTCAGGTTTGCTAATGTGATATATTCTTTGAATCGAATAAAGAAATATTCACCCATTTGGCCATTGGCTCTGTTTGCCATTACTAATTCCACTTACTCGTGGCACAATTTACCCCAGCGAGCTGTTTGGAAAGCATGTGTGCTGTTATTATACTCATGCATATCCCAAAACTACTTTCCTAAAGGGTGAGCATGGGTGTCAAGATATATCTAAAGATCGATTGACATGTGCTCACTCACCATTCCTGGCCTACTACGGATGATTGAGTCCTGGCATGGTGATGGGTACTACTACCAAGGAACAGCAATACTGTCTTTTTTTTTGGAATGCATTGTGTTAGCTTAGTACATTAACTTATGCTGAGTTACACAGTAATAACTGAGGAACTTGTTTACCACTGCCTTTCACTAGCTGTCTCATCTCCCCTCGACATGCTTTTCCATTTTTTTTTCGAGGGTCAACATGCTATTCTTGTTTGTGTATCAGATGGTTTGGCTGAAAGAATTTAAACGTCTTGAGAACGTGAGCAGCGCGATCGACCCTGTTACCGGTGTTGACGAAGATCTTGCTATGACGATCCGGAAATACATCGTTCCTGGGCAGCAACTAGCTGTTGGAAAGCCTGAATATAAAACCATCATTGAAGACAAGTTGGTAAGTGTTTACTCCGTAATGCTTATATTCTCAACTATTCGAGTACCAATTTTACCATGGCTTTATTTAGGAAATATCCTGCCTGCATGATGATGCGGTCATGGAATTGATGTGGGGCCTTGGGAACTGCGTAGAGTATCTAGTGCCTTCAGAAAAGTTGGAGCTGACTATGGAGGGTCGCCTCCGTATGAGTAAAGGATTGAAAACTGTCCTGGAAAGTTATGACTTACAAGTTGAACCAGAGATGGTTAGTTCATTGTTTCCTTCCTGGCATGCCCATTGCCTTCCGCTTTGTAACTCCCTGTCACGTATTCTTACACTTAGGGCCCTCAATTTTCAGCGACCAAAGCGATGCATTATTTTCCCAATATTTTTGTCTTTCAAGGCATTCTCCTTGATATAGAAATGCTCCTTATTTTCAGGTTAATAAGCATATTATTGAGACAGCAGGTGTTGTGTATAGTTGTGACCATTCTGTCAGCAAACATGGTAAGTCCTTGCGGGCTGCTGGTGAGCACCTTAAGAAGATTTCAGACATTGACTCGCAGGATTGGTGTTTAATTAAACTAGTGACTGCTCTCAAGTTATTATGTTACCCTACAGAGGAACTTCCTGGAATTCCTCTTGAGGTAAATTAGTAATATTTTGCAAAATTATTCTTGGCTCGTTGTTGTGCATTTTTTAAGAAATGTGCTATTATCTTGCAGGTTTTCTCAGCAGAGGAGTATTCCAAGTTGGTGAATGATGGACCTAAATACGAAGGTAAACTATTGAAGGTGTCTTGCAAGACTGTCTTCAAAGAAATGGTGTGGGCCCGTCGTCTGAGGAATAGGATGTTAAGACTCTTGGCCATTACGTGAGGGAGGCAAGAAAAGCATATGAAGAGGACCAAACTTTGATGAGCAGCTGTGAGGGAGGCAAGAAAAGCATATGAAGAGGACCAAACTTTGATGAGCAGCTGTGAGGGAGGCAAGAAAAGCATATGAAGAGGACCAAACTTTGATGAGCAGCTGTGAGGGAGGGAAGAAAAGCATCTGATAAAAAGGCATACtggcctactccctccgtccgccaaAGAGCGTGCATCTGGCTCCATGATTTTCCCCAAAATAAGTGTACGTTTGGCTCCACCGCAGGTAATTTTGCATTCACCCCCCTGATCTACGCCTCGAGGTCACCACAACCAGCGACGACCCAATCCTCTCGTTCTCCCCCAAATCGAAGCCAGTCTTCTTCCTCTTCCCCCAACTCTCTCCCTCCCGATCCAATCCCAGATCGCTGAGAGTCAATCATCCAATCCAAAGCCATTGCTGGTCATGCAGAGATTAATGGCGGCCGGTCCATATAAGCTGCCGGTGTGCATCGCAATGGATCCATggaaggcggcggaggagcggtagGTGGAGGAGCAGAATCCGGCGATGTCCAACCAGGCAACGCcatcgcggcggccggcggcgtcaCACGCGACTGCGGAGGATCTGGTTCTGGAGGCCCCCACCGTGCTCGGGCAGTCAGGTTCCGACCGCGCTCGCCCTCGTACAtccttcggcggcggcggtatGGTTGCGGAGCCAAACTCGTCGACCTGGACGAGGATGTAGCAGCTGATGGCGAAGCTGGTGTCGGGCATGCAGGTACTCTTCTCCATCGGCCTCATGTTCATCTTCTACTTCAAGATACTATGATTATTAGTGACAGTATGCAGAAGGATTGAACAAGAAGAATTGAATAGATCAGTGACTTGTACCTGGATCCATGTTTAGATTGAAGTGACGTGTGGGCTGGAGCTCTTCATGCACGGCTTCACCCTCTTCATGTACGGCTTCATCCTCTTCATGTACAGCTTGCTCCTGAAAGAGAGCTTCATCTTCTTCCTGTTATCCTGTATGGCTTCCACTCCCTCATGCACGGCTTCGTATCCCTCATCTGGTGGTAGTATATTCAAGTCAATGGCCATgga contains:
- the LOC119279648 gene encoding uncharacterized protein LOC119279648, whose translation is MVQIARRDNLTAEITKALRCDLMTHSGTEPPANHQGPLRNPHPISHSGSDLEGAGGDGVGNDTPEPVEKVETVAGEGQGRARGETQSANFTPAPAEKVETVAGKGKGKGKRKKGKGKGTRGVFCGRGIELGNCGLILVLFETQSGFAIFTYDGMNLLLDNAVENIWVDFIEGYLAKSMVWLKEFKRLENVSSAIDPVTGVDEDLAMTIRKYIVPGQQLAVGKPEYKTIIEDKLEISCLHDDAVMELMWGLGNCVEYLVPSEKLELTMEGRLRMSKGLKTVLESYDLQVEPEMVNKHIIETAGVVYSCDHSVSKHGKSLRAAGEHLKKISDIDSQDWCLIKLVTALKLLCYPTEELPGIPLEVFSAEEYSKLVNDGPKYEGKLLKVSCKTVFKEMVWARRLRNRMLRLLAIT